In Ornithinibacter aureus, the genomic stretch TTGCGCATCGGCACCCCCGGCCCCTCGTGCGGTTCCCGGAAGCCGCGCTGCACCCACCGCACCGACGCCAGCCCGCCCGCCCCTGAGAGGAGGCGGCGCTGGGCGTGGGCCACCGTCGTCGGGCTGGTCGCGCAGATCTGGAGCAGCAGGTCGCCGCCACTCCACCGAGGGTGCAGGCGGTCGATCGAGAAGGCGGGCAGCGGTGCCAACCAGGCCGGCACAGGCGCCCCGACGATCTCCACCACGCGCCGCCCGACCCCGACCGTCACGGTCAGCTCGGCCGTGACCGAGGCGAGTTCGGGCTCCTGGTCGGTCAGGGTGCCGCGGCCCGCCATGAGCCGCTCGATGTCGTCGGTCCACACGGTGAGCAGCCGCCGCACCACGTCGGAGTCCGCCCCGTCCACGAGATCGAGGGCGACGAACGTCGCGTACGCCGCAGGAGCCTCGAGGATGCCGGCCTGGTGTGGCCCGCGGAAGGGGCGCGCCACGGCATCCGGCCCCGTCGCCCGCGTGCCCGGTGGAACCGCCGGGACGGCGCTCGCCGGGCCCCCGGATGCCGCCGTCGCGATGGCTGCCGTGGCCGCGAGACCGGCCCCGGCGAGCCCCGAGAGCAGGACCGAACGGCGGCCGGACTGCGCCGCTCGGCCCTGGTCGGGTGTGCTCATGAGTGGGTGGGGCTCGGTGCGTACGACTCCTGCGCGCCGGTGAAGGCCCGCACCGGCACCTCGAGGGTGATGTCCCCGTCGCTCGTGGTGAGCGTCAGGGTGGTGGTGGTGCCGGTCTCGAGGGGGCCGGTCAGCATCATGAGCATGACGTGGTCGGCGCCGGGCTCGAGCACGTGCGTGCCTCCGGCGGGGATGACGATGCCGCCGGCCTTGGGCTGCATCTGCATCGCGCCGGTGTCGTTCTTCACCGTCTCGTGCAGCTCCACCATGCCGGCCGCCGGGCTGCTGCCGCCTGTGATGGTGACCTCGTGGTCGGTGGTGTTGCGCAGGGTTCCGAACGCGGCGGTCATCGGCTCCGTGCCGGCCATGGCGTCGTCGCTCGCCTTGACCCAGCCGTCCTCGAGCACCACGGCGGCGGCGCCTTCGGTGGTCTCCGGCGTCGTCGACGACGAGGTGGATGCCGTGGCACCGGTTGGGGTGGACGGGTCCTGTCCGCAGGCGGTCAGGGTGAGGACGAGGGTGGCGG encodes the following:
- a CDS encoding Dyp-type peroxidase codes for the protein MSTPDQGRAAQSGRRSVLLSGLAGAGLAATAAIATAASGGPASAVPAVPPGTRATGPDAVARPFRGPHQAGILEAPAAYATFVALDLVDGADSDVVRRLLTVWTDDIERLMAGRGTLTDQEPELASVTAELTVTVGVGRRVVEIVGAPVPAWLAPLPAFSIDRLHPRWSGGDLLLQICATSPTTVAHAQRRLLSGAGGLASVRWVQRGFREPHEGPGVPMRNLFGQVDGTVQPDVAGLDADLLWSADAGPAWLRGGSSVVVRRIEMDLDGWDRVDRLSRENAIGRRLATGAPVTGGGLHTAPDLEAVDGLGFHVIDDAAHIRRAHASAPHERFLRRPYSYDDAPDAGSTSSSGLVFVTYQADPVRQFVPVQARLAELDLLNLWTTPVGSAVFAVLPGAREGEVLGQALFT
- a CDS encoding copper chaperone PCu(A)C, whose protein sequence is MSSTTRSISRALTLGAAATLVLTLTACGQDPSTPTGATASTSSSTTPETTEGAAAVVLEDGWVKASDDAMAGTEPMTAAFGTLRNTTDHEVTITGGSSPAAGMVELHETVKNDTGAMQMQPKAGGIVIPAGGTHVLEPGADHVMLMMLTGPLETGTTTTLTLTTSDGDITLEVPVRAFTGAQESYAPSPTHS